The proteins below come from a single Chrysoperla carnea chromosome 1, inChrCarn1.1, whole genome shotgun sequence genomic window:
- the LOC123292310 gene encoding uncharacterized protein LOC123292310, giving the protein MAAHHSPYQPSKNRINQNIYYRAPRRFIANDRINARTSTSRDTSYITSESTPSRPGGTPAQAIINYEPRRGSHKYMSSQEATRTPSFYSSQDEEDLEWLDKIIGAPIRDRKKLAPKPIDKPVPPRPRSILKKQKRLYSNSLLRTKINSNRQTSTTLTPWVEESREQFMNTLTQGSSHRQLGEMKKKSYFPNYPGLRDTDVLGLELPTFENTASDYEDTEQEIPKDKGRKKVMLT; this is encoded by the exons ATGGCGGCGCACCATTCTCCATATCAAc catcaaaaaatcgaataaatcaaaacatCTACTATCGTGCTCCTAGAAGATTCATAGCAAACGATCGTATTAACGCTCGTACATCCACCTCACGCGATACCAGTTATATTACATCAGAAAGTACTCCATCGCGACCAGGTGGCACCCCAGCACAAGCAATAATTAACTACGAGCCACGGCGAGGCTCGCATAAATATATGAGCAGTCAAGAAGCAACGCGAACACCATCATTTTACAGCTCGCAAGATGAAGAAGATTTGGAATGGTTAGACAAAATAATAGGTGCTCCTATAAGAGACAGAAAAAAACTGGCACCAAAACCTATAGACAAACCGGTTCCCCCCAGGCCTAGGAGtattctaaaaa aacaAAAGCGTCTTTATTCAAATTCGTTgcttagaacaaaaattaactcaaatcGCCAAACTTCAACTACTCTTACACCATGGGTAGAAGAAAGTCGAGAACAATTTATGAATACGCTTACCCAAGGATCGTCGCACCGACAACTcggagaaatgaaaaaaaaatcttattttccCAATTACCCTGGCTTACGTGATACAGATGTTTTAGGATTGGAGCTTCCAACTTTTGAAAATACAGCTTCTGATTATGAAGATACTGAGCAAGAGATACCTAAAGATAAAGGAAGGAAAAAGGTtatgttaacttaa
- the LOC123306055 gene encoding eEF1A lysine and N-terminal methyltransferase homolog — protein sequence MDLLPKTRDDFKKSAFWDSFFNKRGTKAFEWYGEYTELYEHLHKYIRPKDEILVIGCGNSKLSADLYDVGIPRITNIDVSQVAIKQMTKINKDRDEMKFIQMDATKMSFQDNQFSVVLDKGTLDALMPDNSKETLEKVNGMLDEIKRVLRIGGRYICISLLQEHIIKHILPYFKQSGWMFRVIRCFDPEVSTARRGQTSLPVFMVVCTKMNPLPTPIVESCFNGTKVERVSDETIYREIRSIQETSLICSGLGKTNLSESDEVTLDLFDVNVDTPTARYTLYVLDQPHKKKNGKYAAFIVPQGRETEWLFSTAKGRRHLLESAGFDRLAIVTMHRGQRYGTLDDVKRELNESIKTLAPITNIKTTQNNDTKIPYLSLGVDVGRREVRYEGKSEMSGAFVIEDVYKDEGIYRVLVFLSNQSLVQSEAKLKKVYEHGTEKLVVDFGYLGCDHHKFMSIGVELAKFLNKDATVLIVGLGGGGLCSFLQRSQKSIFIKAVDIDPEMYEIAKNWFNLTEDKKLKVEIADGIKFIEKECTKDNKYDSILFDINTDDASLGMSCPPKAFVEEKFLTHVKECLTKRGIFVINMVCRDTTIRDDVLRKLKRIFPLVVSYSLEQDQNEILYCVNGHWNEWETYFEKAALNLNISAKKPGLFHEDAVDAKHFKEKMIKIS from the exons atggacttATTACCTAAAACACgagatgattttaaaaaatctgcATTTTGGGATTCCTTTTTCAATAAACGTGGTACAAAAGCTTTCGAATG gtATGGTGAATATACCGAACTGTAtgaacatttacataaatatattcgaCCCAAAGATGAAATCTTAGTAATCGGTTGTGGTAACTCAAAACTAAGTGCCGATTTATACGATGTAGGTATTCCACGTATAACAAACATCGATGTCTCACAGGTTGCAATCAAacaaatgacaaaaatcaataaagatCGCGACgaaatgaaatttatacaaatggATGCAACAAAAATGTCATTTCAAGATAATCAATTCTCTGTGGTATTAGATAAAGGCACTTTAGATGCATTAATGCCGGATAATTCCAAAGAAACATTAGAAAAAGTAAACGGTATGCTTGATGAAATTAAACGGGTACTACGGATCGGTGGCAGATACATTTGTATCTCACTACTTCAAGAACATATTATCAAACATATTCTACCGTATTTCAAACAAAGTGGTTGGATGTTTCGTGTAATACGTTGTTTTGATCCAGAAGTTTCAACAGCCCGTCGTGGTCAGACATCGTTACCCGTTTTTATGGTTGTTTGTACTAAAATGAATCCATTACCGACACCGATTGTGGAAAGTTGTTTTAATGGAACAAAAGTTGAACGTGTTAGTGATGAAACTATTTATAGGGAAATTCGTTCGATACAAGAGACTTCATTAATATGTTCTGGATTAGGAAAAACAAATTTGAGTGAATCAGATGAAGTGACGTTGGATTTATTTGATGTGAATGTTGATACTCCGACTGCGCGGTATACTTTATATGTTTTGGATCAACCACACAAAAAGAAGAATGGAAAGTATGCTGCGTTTATAGTGCCACAAGGGAG ggAAACAGAATGGTTATTTTCAACAGCAAAGGGTCGGCGACATTTACTGGAATCGGCGGGGTTTGACCGCCTTGCAATTGTTACAATGCATCGAGGGCAAAGGTATGGGACATTAGATGATGTTAAAAGGGAATTGAATGAGAGTATAAAAACATTAGCGCCTATTACTAACATTAAAACCACACAAAATAATGATACAAAAATACCGTATTTGTCGTTAGGCGTTGATGTTGGACGGCGTGAAGTTCGTTATGAAGGAAAAAGTGAAATGTCAGGTGCATTTGTTATTGAAGATGTATACAAAGATGAAGGAATTTACAGAGTActtgtatttttaagtaatcaATCATTGGTACAATCAGAAGCTAAATTGAAAAAAG tgtATGAACATGGTACCGAAAAGTTGGTCGTAGATTTTGGATATTTAGGATGTGATCATCATAAGTTTATGTCAATTGGTGTGGAGTTggctaaatttttaaacaaagatgCAACAGTTTTAATTGTTGGGTTAGGTGGGGGTGGACTATGTTCATTCTTACAAAGATCACAAAAGAGTATTTTCATAAAAGCTGTTGATATTGATCCAGAAATGTATGAAATagctaaaaattggtttaatttaactgaagataaaaaattaaaagtggaAATTGCCGATGGTATAAAGTTCATAGAAAAAGAATGTACAAAAG ATAATAAATACGatagtattttatttgatattaatactGACGATGCATCTCTTGGTATGAGCTGTCCTCCAAAAGCATTTGttgaagaaaagtttttaactcATGTTAAGGAATGTTTGACTAAAAGAG GAATATTCGTAATAAATATGGTTTGTCGAGATACAACAATTCGTGATGATGTTCTGAGAAAATTGAAACGAATATTCCCCTTGGTTGTATCATACTCATTAGAACAAGAtcagaatgaaattttatattgtgtaAATGGACATTGGAATGAATgggaaacatattttgaaaaagctgcattaaatttgaatatttcagCAAAAAAGCCAGGTTTATTCCATGAGGATGCTGTGGATGCAAAACATTTTAAAGAGAAAATGATAAAGAtatcttaa